The region GGGTAAGTATCGATCCCTTTTTATCATTAAGGGTAACCGTAACCTTCGACTTGTAGGCCAAGGCCAAGGCATTGGGATCGTTAACTGTAAAATAGTACTTTCTGCCTACAAGATCATCGGTATAGCTTGCGGGTTCTCGAAGTATAATCGTAAAATTAAAAGAGTCATCTTTATATCGCTCACCAAACTTTAACTTTTTACCAATTACCTTTCCATCATCTGATTCCAACCTATACTCATCCTTACTAAGAATATTAACAAAAACAGGATAGTTAATCTGATTAACCGATGCGCTATCTATATCTACCATGAAGGGTGCTCTATTGTAAAGTTTTTGCTCCTTTATTCCCCTGCGTCCAACGGCAACATAAGTAACCTTAAATTCATCCAGCTCCTCAATGGTTTGCCGAGCCAATGAGTAAGACTGAAGGATTCCTATTTCATTCTGAACACTCTTAGTATTCTTGGTTAAACGTAAACCCTGTATTAGCTGCTCAGCACCAACAAACGATTTTGTTTGATCATCATCACGAACAATCACACTGGAAGTAACACCATAAATTTGTTCCGAGTAACGGTTTACCAGGTATGCAATAAAAAGGGTTATAAAAACAGAAATGGCAAACCAGTACCAGTTAGCCAACATTCTAAAGAGTAGTTGCTTTATATCCAACTGTTCCTCCTCGGGATATCCCGGTTGCTGCTGATTTATATTGCGGTTTATATCGTTTTCCATTCTTTTTCGAGTAGTATTACGTTCAATTATACATCCCTAAAATGATATTAATTTCTGGATTCCTGCTTGCGCAGGAATGAAAAAAGTTGGGAACTGTTTACAATTATTCATTATAAATTAATAATTATCAATTACAAATTATTTCAAGTAATTCATCATCAGCAATGCTGTTGTAACAATAGATAGGAATATGGATATATTGGGTGTATTCAACGCCATAATTTTTCCATTCCGGGGTTCAACAATAATTGTATCATTGGGTAGTAGGTAAAATCCCTCGGATGTTATAATTGATTTATCGTGCAGGTTTAAACGAATGGTCTTCACTCCATTTGGAGTTCTTCTTAACACAAGTACATTGGAGCGTTGTCCGTAATCGGACAGATCCCCAGCTAGCCCTATGGCTTCAAAGATATTTAGGTTATCGTTATAGTTTGTATAGGTTCCTGGGCGTTTAACTTCGCCAATTACTGTTACCTTAAAACTTAAAAGTTTTACAATGGCTAAGCCATCCTTTAGGTATTTTTCGGTTTCGGTTTGAATTCTGGACTGTGCCTCGCGGGTTGATAAACTATCAATTTTTATTTTACCCAATACCGGTAACTGTATAAAACCGGAATCGTTAACCGAAAAACCATTCACATAGGTTGATGCCTCTGTTGCATACGTATTATAATTTGTACCAACGGCACTTATATTAAACAAACGACTTACATTTTGATCCTGAGTAAGTATCTGAACACTTAACACATCGCCAGGCTTCAATAGGTATGGTTGAGCCTTTGCGGTTTGTAGCACTTCATTCTGCACATCGCTCATGTAAAGTAACTGAGACTTTCGGTTGCACGAATAAAGTGAAAGGATAATTACAATTAACAGGAATATTTTACTATTAAGTTTTTGCATCTCCATAGTGTTTGTAATACAAAAGTAACATTTTTAGTGTAGAATGGTTGATTTGTAATGGAGAAAATGAAATTCAAGGCATCCAAACCATTGCATCTTATCATCTTGAGCGAAGTTGAAGGATCTATTTTGGTTGTTTACCTTCGGTGAACTCGCAAAAAGATGCTCGGTTGTTGATAGTTGACGGTTGTTCGTGATTTAAAGATGGATTCCTGCGTGCGCAGGAATGTTGAGGCGTGAGACAACCCATACCAAAACATTCCTGACGCAGCGTAGCGAAGATCAGGAATCCAAAAATGCAAACTTTAGAAAAACCAACAGTCCAATGTTGTGATCGTTAAATACGACTAAAAGATGGATACCTGCTTGCACAGGTATGTTGAAGAGAGTGGCGTCTCCTACCACATCATTCCAGATCTTCGCTACTCTCCGTCAGGAATATTCTCTTTTTACTTTTAACTTTTTACTTTCAACTTCTCAACTCTCCGCTTTTTCCATATCCAAACCAGAATTCCCCCAATCATCACCCCGGCAATGTTCGATACCAAATCCCAGTAGTTAAATGTTCGTTTTGGAATATACAGCTGAACCACCTCAGCAATAACTGCAATGCACAGCAGTGCGAGGAAAACCAGCGTAGGGTTTAATTTAACCCGAAGGAGATCTATGACTATCACAATAACAACAAATAGCACTATATGGGTAAAATAATCTGTATGGATTCGAATTCCTGAAATAACAACTTTACTGAAATTGAACGGCAAAAAGCGTGGTGCTACCTGAATTATCACAATCCAGAGCAATGCAATTGCTGCAAAGAGTATCCATTGGGTATTTGAATTCTTGGCCATATTGCAAATGTAACATCTTTGGTTGTTCGTTGTTCGTTGTTGGTTTTTCGTGAAGAAAAATATCATCAAAGGTTATATTTCTCGCCTCACGTTTCACGTTTCACGATTAACTTTTAACTTTTAACATCTCTCTTCTCCCGTCTAATCCTTTTTCATCATCTAGTTAGTAAATTCTTAACACATTATTCCCAACTTTTTTTACTTTTGTATGACTTAAAGCATTACGATGAGCAATTTGCCCGAAAAACGTGTTGTTGATTTTATAAATGAGCATCATGTGCTTACCCTAGCCACCAGTTTTAACGAGGAACCCTGGTGCGCAAACTGTTTTTACGTGTACATGGAGGAAGAAAACAGTCTGATATTTACTTCCGATTTCGATACTAAGCACATTCAACAGGCAAGCCACAATATTTATGTTGCCGGCACCATTGTTCTCGAAACAAGTATTATTGGGAAAATACAGGGCATACAATTCCAAGGGATCATTAGCCAACCGCAAGATGAACTTCACGAAAAAGCCCGAAAGGCTTATCTAAAGAAATTTCCTATTGCCATGCTAATGGAAACGCATCTTTGGGTGGTTGATTTAACCTATATCAAAATGACCGATAACCGTTTGGGCTTTGGCAAAAAGTTGATTTGGAGTAAGGATCTTCTGTTCCGTAACGTAAATAGTTAATCGGAAAGCGTGAGACGTGAAAAGTTAAAGGTTAAAAGAGACACTCGTCTTTGCAAAGTGCTTAATAATAAGAAAAAGAGCGTTAGTTAAGATTTTAATACTCCCCAAATTATTATTTCATAGCACACACCTGTCAACTATCAACTATCAACTATCAACTATCAACTAAAATGATACTAGTAACTGGCGGAACGGGTCTTGTGGGGTCTCACCTGCTTTACGAACTTGCCCGGAAAGGGGAATCAATTCGAGCCATTAAACGGGCAAACTCAAACACCAACTTCGTTCGGTGGGTATTTGAACTTTACAATTCCAGTGTTGATAGTTTATTCCAGCAAATTGAGTGGGTTGATGCCGACTTGCTCGATTATGAATCACTTATTGCTGCAACAAAAAATATCGAAACAGTTTACCATACCGGAGCCGTTGTATCTTTCAATCCCTCGCAGGCAAAAACCATAAACACCACAAATGTTATTGGAACAGCCAATTTAGTTGATGCCTGCCTAGAGAGTGGTGTTAAAAACTTCTGCCATGTAAGTTCGGTTGCTGCACTTGGCGATTCTAAAAATGGAGCCATTGATGAATCCTGTAAATGGGAAAAAAGCAAGGGGCAAAGCGCATACGCTAAAAGCAAATTCATGGGCGAAAACGAGGTTTGGCGGGGATTTGAGCAAGGCTTAAGGGTGATTATTGTTAACCCTTCGGTTATTCTTGGCCCTGGCCGATGGGATAGCGGAAGTGGGCAACTCTTTAAGCAGGTAAGGAAAGGTATGCCATTCTACACCACTGGCATTACAGGCTATGTTGATGTCCGCGATGTTGCGCGTGCAATGATTCTTCTTTTGGATAATCCGAACATTAATGGGGAACGGTTTGTGCTAAATGCCCAGAATCTTTCCTACAATGAGGTTTTTAGCATGATGGCCGATGGTCTTGGCAAAAAGCCGCCGCGCTTAAAAGTTGATCCGTGGATTGTTAATGCTATTTATCCCTTTATATTCTTTGCGGGGATAATCAGTGGTAAAGGAAATGCCATTTCGAAGGCGAACCTAAAATCGGCGTTCAGCAAAACATTCTACTCTTCCGAAAAGATTACAAGTAAAATAGGATTTAACTTCACTCCTATTTCTAAAACCATTGAGTTTGTGAGCAGTATTTATCTGAAAGATTTGGAACACAAATGAAACAACTAGTACAGATAAACAAAAATCTGTGAAAATTCGCTGAATCTGTGTTATCCCTGCCTACCGGCAGGCAGGTGTGGTCTTCTATTTCTCTACTTTCCCTTCTTATTAATCTTTTCCTGAACTGGAATAAAAATGTTTGGCTTTAGGTAGGAGTAAACCACAAAGAAAACACCTGCAAGGATAAACGGAACGCTTAGCCACTGTCCCATATTCAAAACCATAGCCTTTTCAAAATCAACCTGTGGTTCTTTTACATACTCTATCAAGAAGCGGGCTGCAAAAAGCAGAATAAGAAAGACCCCAAAGATGAAACCTGTTTTGGTTTTTCCTTCCTGTTTACGGTAGTAGAAGTAAAGAATAAAGAATATCAGAAAATACGATAACGCTTCGTAAAGTTGAGTTGGATGTTTTGGGAAAATCTCGTTATTGCGCTCAAATAAAAACCCCCAGGGTAAATTTGTTTCAACTCCATATATTTCTGAATTCATTAAATTTCCCAACCTTATAAATGCTCCACCTAAAGCAACAGTAATAACAACCCGATCCACAACGTAAATCATCAGAACTTTTTGCTTACGGGCAAAGAAGTACAGCGATATAAGAATTCCAATTGCTGCACCATGACTAGCCAAACCGCCCTTCCATATCTTGATTATCTCCAAAGGATGGCTCAAGTAATAATCGGGCTCATAGAACAAGCAATGCCCAAGTCGAGCACCAATAACGGTTCCAATTACCATATACATGGTTAGCGAATCCAAAAATCCTTCAGGAAGACCCTCGCGCTTAACAAACTTATTGAAAACTACATATCCCAAATAAAAAGCCATTGCCCACATTAATCCGTAATACCTAACCGCAAAAGGACCAAGGCTGAAGATTTCGGGATTTACATTCCAATGAATATATGCTAACATAACTCGTAGTTTTGATATTTTGTAAAGATAAGGATTTTTAGTTGTTCGTTGATGGTTGTTCGTTGCTCGAAAAGATATTTTAATAATTCATAAGATTAGTCTGATAATCATAAAAAAAGAGACGAACGCTCGTCTCTTGAATTTCTTTATCGATTTATTCTAGAATCTATTCAACCAGCGGTACCTACGGGCGCTATCGCCAATCTTCATTCCAATCATCAACTCGTGCGATCCATTCTTGGAGAGGTTGGATACATCGCTGAAACTGTAGTCGAAAGCATACCCAAAGTAAAACTGCTGATACTTCACACCAAGCATTGTAATAACCGCTCCAGTAGACCGAAACGAAACACCTACCCAGTAATCATTCTTATAGTAACCCTTAATGTTAAAGTCAAATCCTTTCTGGAATCGCTCATTGGTGGTGAACAGGAATGATGGCTCAATGGCAAAATCGCTTCTATACGGTTGGTAACGATAACCTCCAACAAGGTAATACTGCCTTAACAACCGGTAAGCCACATCCGAATTGCCCGATCCAAATTGAATTGCACTCTGGAATAGCGATGTGGCCGATAGCCCTGCATAGAAATTATCCTTGCTTAGCAAAAACCCCACATTGGCATCGGGAGCAAATTTTGATATTTTTCCCTGCAGCATTGGATCATCGGTTTGTATAACATCATCCTGTGTTACATTGGCCTTAAACTGGAATGCTGAGATTGATGCGCCAAAACTAATCTGGTAATCGCGCATATAGATATGATACGCATAGGTTCCCTGGAATCCTGTACGGTGAATGCGTCCGTTGTTATCGTTGAAAACAAATGCACCCAAACCAACCCTACCGCTAGGGCGACGGCGGCGTACACGTGATTTTATTAATCGGCTTCTATTTCTAAAACTTGTCTTTAAAATACGCGTTTGAGCGCTTAAAGCGTATGTGCTAGGCGCATCGGCATATCCTGCCCACTGCTTACGTGCTGTGAGATTGAACGATGTAACACCCTCGGCTCCTGCTACTGCAGGATTCACCAAGTATGCATCGAGCATATACTGGCTATATAAAGGCTGCTGCTGAGCCTTAACCTTTAAGGTTAAGCACAATAACAACACTATTCCAACCAACCATATGTGCCTTAATGTTCTCATTTTACTTCTTTTAGTCCATAGATAAAATCCATTGACCCAATACTATTTATAAATGCCCAAAGTACTTCTTGTGCATAAAATACTTTTCAAACAAATATCTTTTCTTTCAACTCTAAGTACTTGAAGTAATCTAAATACTTTAAGTATTTCTTTCTATCTCAAAATGGTTATACTTCCCTTGTACTCAAACTTCTCGTCACCTACCTTTATTACTATGATGTAGTGATACGAATCCATTGGAAGTTCTTTACCACTTAAATCCTTACCATTCCAAGCCTTGCTTAAACCGCTATGCTGCCATACCAGTTTTCCCCAACGGTTGAAAACCTTAACATCGATATTTTCGATATACGCACTAACATCTATGTACGAACCATCCGAGGCCTTTGCGGCTGGGAAAATCCATGTATCGTTGAAACCATCGCCGTTAGGTGTAAACGCTGCAGGAATCTTTAGCTTGCTGTAATCGGTTGCCTTTATGTTAACAGTATCCGAATTCTCACATCCATGAATATCGGTAACAAGTACCGAAATGGTTTGATCGCCATTTATTCCATCAACCGTGATACTTGATGTAATTGCACCCGTGCTCCAGTTGTAAAAACTAAAATTGGGATTATACACATCGAGCAGTAATGTTTGGTTGGCAAACAGGAATGTATCGGGACCCAACGATACTGTGGGTAAATCGTACACCACAAGCCGTGTGGAATCGTACGAGCAGCTATAGTTATCGGCATTAACCAAGCGCACTGTATATGTTCCGGCATCGCCGGTGTAGTAAACCTGATTTGTGCTATTGTCTTGCCATAAGTAACTAATAAATCCTGAGCCTGGATCTAACTCGGCAATCTTGCCGAAGCAAACACCCATATCGTCATCCAAATTATTCGAAATGGGAACAAAAATTTCAGGGGTATTCAGGGTAATATACGCTCTGAAAGGAGCACCGGTACAACCATAGTCGGTATGCTCGGTAACATCAATGGTGTAAATTCCACCCTTCATATCCT is a window of Tenuifilaceae bacterium CYCD DNA encoding:
- a CDS encoding NAD-dependent epimerase, whose amino-acid sequence is MILVTGGTGLVGSHLLYELARKGESIRAIKRANSNTNFVRWVFELYNSSVDSLFQQIEWVDADLLDYESLIAATKNIETVYHTGAVVSFNPSQAKTINTTNVIGTANLVDACLESGVKNFCHVSSVAALGDSKNGAIDESCKWEKSKGQSAYAKSKFMGENEVWRGFEQGLRVIIVNPSVILGPGRWDSGSGQLFKQVRKGMPFYTTGITGYVDVRDVARAMILLLDNPNINGERFVLNAQNLSYNEVFSMMADGLGKKPPRLKVDPWIVNAIYPFIFFAGIISGKGNAISKANLKSAFSKTFYSSEKITSKIGFNFTPISKTIEFVSSIYLKDLEHK
- a CDS encoding membrane protein, whose protein sequence is MLDAYLVNPAVAGAEGVTSFNLTARKQWAGYADAPSTYALSAQTRILKTSFRNRSRLIKSRVRRRRPSGRVGLGAFVFNDNNGRIHRTGFQGTYAYHIYMRDYQISFGASISAFQFKANVTQDDVIQTDDPMLQGKISKFAPDANVGFLLSKDNFYAGLSATSLFQSAIQFGSGNSDVAYRLLRQYYLVGGYRYQPYRSDFAIEPSFLFTTNERFQKGFDFNIKGYYKNDYWVGVSFRSTGAVITMLGVKYQQFYFGYAFDYSFSDVSNLSKNGSHELMIGMKIGDSARRYRWLNRF
- a CDS encoding UPF0306 protein, whose protein sequence is MSNLPEKRVVDFINEHHVLTLATSFNEEPWCANCFYVYMEEENSLIFTSDFDTKHIQQASHNIYVAGTIVLETSIIGKIQGIQFQGIISQPQDELHEKARKAYLKKFPIAMLMETHLWVVDLTYIKMTDNRLGFGKKLIWSKDLLFRNVNS
- the wza gene encoding sugar transporter, yielding MEMQKLNSKIFLLIVIILSLYSCNRKSQLLYMSDVQNEVLQTAKAQPYLLKPGDVLSVQILTQDQNVSRLFNISAVGTNYNTYATEASTYVNGFSVNDSGFIQLPVLGKIKIDSLSTREAQSRIQTETEKYLKDGLAIVKLLSFKVTVIGEVKRPGTYTNYNDNLNIFEAIGLAGDLSDYGQRSNVLVLRRTPNGVKTIRLNLHDKSIITSEGFYLLPNDTIIVEPRNGKIMALNTPNISIFLSIVTTALLMMNYLK
- the lgt gene encoding prolipoprotein diacylglyceryl transferase, whose protein sequence is MLAYIHWNVNPEIFSLGPFAVRYYGLMWAMAFYLGYVVFNKFVKREGLPEGFLDSLTMYMVIGTVIGARLGHCLFYEPDYYLSHPLEIIKIWKGGLASHGAAIGILISLYFFARKQKVLMIYVVDRVVITVALGGAFIRLGNLMNSEIYGVETNLPWGFLFERNNEIFPKHPTQLYEALSYFLIFFILYFYYRKQEGKTKTGFIFGVFLILLFAARFLIEYVKEPQVDFEKAMVLNMGQWLSVPFILAGVFFVVYSYLKPNIFIPVQEKINKKGK